GGTCAGTGCTGCTTTTTGAACATCCTGTCTCAATGTCTGCTCATCCTTGCCGGATGTTGCAACTCCAAGAGATTTGGCTTCTTTCTTCAGTTCAGCTAAGTGAATGTCATTCATCAAAGTTTGAGCTGTTTTGCCTTTTATAGAAACACCCAGTTTTTCCGCCTCAGTTTGAAGCTTTTTCAGCTGAACCTCTTCAGCAAGCTTGTCGATTGTTTTTCCGGAAGTACTGATGCCAAGTTTCTTCGCTTCTTGTTTCAGAGTAAGATCTCTGATTTCTTTCATTAAGGTTTCTGCATCTTTACCGGAAGTGGAAATACCGAGTGATTTTGCTTTAGCCAAAAGCTCGTCTGTATTTCCGCTAAAGAAGCCCCCAGGACCGCCATGTCCGCCGAATCCCCCATGTCCTCCAGGACCATGCTTCATGCCGCCAAAATCAGACTTGGCTGCTGTGCTGCTTTGCGCTGTTTTTGCTGTAGTGTTATTGGCAGCGAAAGCAGTGGATGCTGCATAACCTCCAACTAAAACAGTACCGGCAATTGTAAACGATAAAACTGACTTATTCATTTTCATTTTCATTCCTCCTAAGTATGTGGTAAGGATCTTGCTTGCTGAACCTTATACCCATACTTTACTGGGCGAATGTGTCAGGGAAATGTCAGGTGGAGGGAAGTTAGAAAAAAATGTTTTTTAAGGATTTCGGTCAAAAACGCTTGCAGTGATTGGGTTGGACATCTTTCTTTTGTGTCAGTTTCGCGTCAATGATCCACCATTTAAAAAGGTTCTATCGATAGAGACAGAACCTATTGAACCCCTTTTATAAAATACCTAATTAACAGCTCCTTACAAAAAAAGCCTGTCTCATCAAAGAGATAGGCTATTGATTCTTATTTATACCAAACTTTGTAGTAGACCCTGGTGGTATCAGAGTTCTTTAAAAGAAGTCGGTATTGAGTATATGGAGATAATGCCGTGCTGCTGTTTTCTTGTGTGAATGTGATTGTTTGTGCCCCGGTTTTAGGAGCATCAGCTTGTCCAACACTTGTCCAGACTCCATTTATGGTTTTTTGCAGATATACTTTGTATTTCCCGACCGTTGTACTTGTGGAATCTACTTTTACAATAATATCATTGTCGCCATTATATGAGATTGGATAGATGGTATCCGTTCCTACATTATACAAGAAATTGCCCGTTCTATATTTCCCTTCCCAAGCAGGGATAAAGTTCATCGGGTTCATCGCATATGTTTTTGCAGATGTCCAGTAGGGTTGATGAACTTCAAAATGCAAATGCTGTCCGGACGAAGTCCCCGTGTTCCCCATTGACCCTATCACTTGACCCTGGTAGACAGCAGCACCAACACCTACATTTCTAGTATTTAAATGAGCGTAAACCGTTTCGTATGGCACGCTGTTAATCGTATGTTTAATAAAAATTACATTTCCATAGGAACTAGATAGGTAGGATCTGCTGACCGTTCCTGGAGCTGATGCAACGACTTTAACATATCCGCTTTTAGCCATATCTACACCATAGTGATACTCACCGTTTCTAAGTCCGAAATTAGAAGTAAACGTTCCTTCTGCCGGCTTAATAAATGTGTTATCCCCTGCCGCGGCCTGAGCCTCAATACCTATAAAGAATACCGAAAATAAAAAAGCAAAAACCGTTGATAGAATAAAACTCTTTCTCTTTATGCAAATACTTCTCAAGCTGTAATCCCCCAAATATTAGACTTAATTACATAATATAGAATTCTATACTAATATAGTAATTCTTTTTCCTCATACAAAAAAGGTAAAAAAGACCCAAAAATAAAATTAAAATAAGAGGATTAAAACTTTATGGCTATTATTTAGATAAGGAAATAGTTGGTTCTAAATAAAGAAAATGACGTATGCTAATTCATACGTCATTTCTTATGTCATTTATTAAGAAAGCACCCAAAACAGGTGCTTTCCTTATGAATACACTTCAGTGCGGAACATAAAAACACAAGAACCTGCCTGTCCTTGCTCAATCATTATCATGGTCGCCATCACCATGATCCTCATCGTTATTGTCTTGATCATCTTTATCGCTTAGAAGCTCTTTTTCAATTTTAATTTCTTTTCCGTCCAAGAATTCAATTTCAGCTTCTAAATTATATGAATGATCCTCCAGTCCAAATTTTGCTGTAATGATTGCGATCATTT
This genomic stretch from Fictibacillus marinisediminis harbors:
- a CDS encoding M23 family metallopeptidase, which codes for MRSICIKRKSFILSTVFAFLFSVFFIGIEAQAAAGDNTFIKPAEGTFTSNFGLRNGEYHYGVDMAKSGYVKVVASAPGTVSRSYLSSSYGNVIFIKHTINSVPYETVYAHLNTRNVGVGAAVYQGQVIGSMGNTGTSSGQHLHFEVHQPYWTSAKTYAMNPMNFIPAWEGKYRTGNFLYNVGTDTIYPISYNGDNDIIVKVDSTSTTVGKYKVYLQKTINGVWTSVGQADAPKTGAQTITFTQENSSTALSPYTQYRLLLKNSDTTRVYYKVWYK